From a region of the Ardenticatena maritima genome:
- the ald gene encoding alanine dehydrogenase gives MDIGVPKEVRLMEQRVALTPAAADALVRAGHRVFVQHGAGEGAGFPDSAYEAVGATIVYTAEEAYGRADLVVKVARPTEAEYRYFRPGQVIMAFFHLAVASPDLLETLQADGLTAIAYETIETDDGFLPVLHPTSILAGRMAPLIAGQLLESTNGGRGILLSGIPGTPPAAVVILGAGTLGRNAAQAFCGLGAQVTVLDQNLRTLQELDRILGQRVSTMLATPYNIAKAVSFADVLIGAVSVPGARAPILVSREMVKTMRPRAVIIDFSIDSGGCIETSRPTNHVHPFYIEENVIHYAVPNVPARVARTGSYALANAALPFIQEIADKGLAMALEQTPALQRGVNVWQGKLANARVAAALGREVEVTL, from the coding sequence ATGGACATAGGAGTTCCCAAAGAAGTTCGTCTCATGGAACAGCGCGTTGCCCTCACCCCCGCCGCCGCCGACGCGCTGGTCAGGGCGGGGCATCGCGTGTTTGTTCAGCATGGCGCCGGCGAGGGCGCAGGCTTTCCCGATAGCGCGTATGAAGCCGTCGGGGCAACCATCGTGTACACCGCCGAAGAAGCCTACGGACGCGCCGACCTGGTTGTCAAAGTCGCTCGCCCCACCGAAGCGGAATACCGCTACTTTCGGCCGGGGCAAGTCATCATGGCGTTTTTCCACCTGGCTGTGGCTTCCCCTGATTTGCTGGAAACGCTGCAAGCCGATGGACTGACCGCCATTGCGTATGAAACCATCGAAACCGACGACGGCTTTCTGCCCGTCCTGCACCCCACCAGCATCCTGGCGGGGCGTATGGCGCCCCTCATCGCCGGGCAACTGCTGGAAAGCACCAACGGGGGACGCGGCATCTTGCTGAGCGGTATTCCCGGCACGCCGCCGGCGGCGGTGGTCATCCTGGGGGCGGGGACGCTAGGGCGCAACGCTGCACAGGCGTTTTGCGGGCTTGGCGCGCAAGTCACCGTGCTCGACCAGAATCTGCGCACCCTGCAAGAGTTAGATCGGATTCTGGGGCAACGTGTGAGCACCATGCTGGCAACCCCCTACAACATCGCCAAAGCCGTCTCGTTCGCCGACGTGCTTATCGGCGCGGTCTCTGTTCCCGGCGCGCGTGCACCCATCCTCGTTTCGCGTGAAATGGTGAAGACCATGCGCCCACGCGCCGTCATCATTGACTTTTCGATTGACAGCGGTGGGTGTATCGAAACCAGCCGCCCCACCAACCACGTGCATCCCTTCTACATTGAAGAAAACGTCATCCACTATGCCGTGCCCAATGTGCCGGCACGGGTGGCGCGCACGGGGAGTTATGCCCTGGCCAATGCGGCGCTGCCCTTCATTCAGGAAATTGCCGACAAGGGGCTTGCCATGGCGTTGGAACAGACCCCGGCGCTGCAACGGGGCGTCAACGTCTGGCAAGGCAAACTCGCCAACGCCCGCGTAGCGGCGGCGCTCGGGCGCGAAGTGGAGGTGACGCTATGA
- a CDS encoding aldo/keto reductase family protein, with amino-acid sequence MQYRRLGKAGMKVSAVSLGGWINFGEGKVPDDEARRIVERAYELGINYFDLADIYGKGGAERQMGEILRQFPRHTLVIATKVFWPMSDDVNDRGLSRKHIMESIDKSLQRLGTDYVDIYFCHRPDPETPIEETVRAMDDLIHQGKVLYWGTSEWSAAQIVEAYEICERYNLYKPQVEQPQYSMLWRENVEKHLLPVVEPRGIGLVVWSPLAMGMLTGKYDEGIPADSRFAREPWAAERYLTEENREKVRRLKRIADELGITRAQLALAWVLRLNAVSSVITGATKVSQVEDNARAADVVLTDDVLAEIEAILGNAPTSEHA; translated from the coding sequence ATGCAATATCGCCGCTTGGGAAAAGCCGGCATGAAAGTGAGTGCTGTCTCGCTCGGTGGCTGGATCAACTTTGGCGAGGGCAAAGTTCCCGATGATGAAGCGCGCCGCATTGTCGAGCGCGCCTACGAGTTGGGCATCAACTATTTCGACCTGGCGGACATCTACGGCAAAGGGGGCGCGGAACGGCAAATGGGCGAAATTCTGCGCCAATTCCCCCGCCATACGCTGGTCATTGCCACCAAAGTCTTCTGGCCTATGAGCGACGACGTGAACGACCGCGGGCTTTCGCGCAAACACATCATGGAAAGCATTGACAAGAGCCTGCAACGCTTGGGCACCGACTACGTGGATATCTACTTCTGCCACCGCCCCGACCCCGAAACGCCCATTGAGGAAACAGTCCGCGCCATGGACGACCTCATTCATCAGGGGAAAGTGCTCTACTGGGGCACGTCGGAATGGAGTGCGGCGCAAATCGTGGAAGCCTATGAAATCTGCGAGCGCTACAACCTGTACAAGCCGCAGGTTGAACAGCCGCAATACTCCATGCTCTGGCGCGAAAATGTCGAAAAGCACCTGCTCCCCGTGGTAGAACCGCGCGGCATTGGGCTGGTGGTCTGGTCGCCGCTGGCGATGGGCATGCTGACCGGCAAATACGACGAAGGCATCCCCGCCGACTCCCGTTTTGCGCGCGAACCGTGGGCGGCTGAACGCTACTTGACCGAAGAGAACCGCGAAAAAGTGCGCCGCCTGAAGCGCATCGCCGACGAATTGGGCATCACCCGCGCCCAACTGGCGCTGGCGTGGGTGTTGCGGCTGAATGCGGTGAGCAGCGTCATCACCGGCGCGACCAAAGTCTCACAAGTGGAGGACAACGCGCGCGCCGCCGACGTCGTGCTGACCGATGACGTTCTCGCCGAAATTGAGGCGATTTTGGGCAACGCGCCGACATCCGAACACGCATAA
- a CDS encoding acetyl-CoA hydrolase/transferase family protein, with translation MNWAHMYRSKVTTPEKAVEVVQSGHRVYIGGGAGAPQALINALVERANDLRDVEIVHVLHFGDAPYVKPEYAQSFRHNALFIGHNVRQAVNEGRADFTPIFLSEIPGLFRNGRLPLDVAFIQVSPPDEHGFCSFGVEVGCTKPAAEAARVVVAQVNRHMPRTHGDSFIHIRNLDIIVEADAPLPEAPLGGMSDVHKRIGEIIAEMIPDGATLQLGIGSIPDAVLNNLYSHRDLGIHTELFSDGVMHLIEAGVITGAKKTIHRGKVVAGFFFGSQALYDFVADNPIFELHPTDYVNDPFVIAQHEKMVSINSAIEVDLTGQVAADSIGTRFYSGVGGQLDFVRGAARSKGGMPIIALPATAKNGTISRIVPMLKPGAGVTTTRNDVHYVVTEYGVADLYGKPIRERVKALINIAAPQFREELERKAREFCYL, from the coding sequence ATGAACTGGGCACACATGTATCGCTCGAAAGTGACAACGCCCGAAAAAGCCGTGGAGGTGGTGCAATCGGGGCATCGCGTGTATATCGGTGGTGGGGCTGGTGCGCCACAAGCCCTCATCAACGCGCTGGTGGAACGCGCCAACGACCTGCGCGATGTGGAAATCGTCCACGTGTTGCATTTCGGCGACGCGCCCTATGTGAAACCCGAATACGCGCAGAGTTTCCGCCACAATGCGCTCTTCATCGGACACAACGTGCGCCAAGCCGTCAACGAAGGGCGGGCGGATTTTACGCCGATTTTTCTCTCAGAGATTCCGGGGCTCTTCCGCAATGGGCGTTTGCCGCTCGATGTCGCGTTTATCCAGGTCTCTCCGCCTGATGAACACGGCTTCTGCTCGTTCGGTGTCGAAGTGGGCTGTACCAAGCCCGCCGCCGAAGCCGCCAGGGTCGTGGTTGCCCAGGTCAATCGTCACATGCCACGCACCCATGGAGACAGTTTTATCCACATACGCAACCTTGACATCATCGTAGAAGCCGACGCCCCACTGCCCGAAGCGCCGCTGGGCGGCATGTCCGATGTGCATAAACGCATTGGGGAAATCATTGCCGAGATGATTCCCGACGGGGCAACCCTGCAACTGGGTATCGGCAGCATCCCCGACGCCGTCCTGAACAACCTCTACTCGCACCGAGACCTTGGCATTCACACCGAGTTATTCTCGGACGGCGTCATGCACCTCATCGAAGCCGGCGTGATCACGGGGGCGAAGAAGACCATTCACCGCGGCAAGGTTGTCGCAGGGTTCTTCTTCGGTTCGCAAGCGCTGTACGACTTCGTCGCCGACAATCCGATTTTCGAGTTGCATCCAACAGATTATGTCAACGACCCATTTGTGATTGCCCAACACGAAAAGATGGTGAGCATCAACAGTGCCATCGAAGTAGACCTGACGGGGCAAGTCGCGGCAGACTCCATCGGCACACGCTTTTACAGCGGTGTGGGTGGGCAATTGGACTTCGTGCGTGGCGCCGCCCGCTCGAAAGGTGGCATGCCCATCATCGCCTTGCCCGCCACCGCCAAAAACGGCACCATTTCGCGCATCGTCCCCATGCTGAAGCCCGGCGCGGGTGTCACAACAACGCGCAACGACGTTCACTACGTGGTGACGGAATATGGCGTGGCTGACCTGTACGGAAAACCCATTCGCGAACGTGTCAAAGCCTTGATCAACATTGCTGCGCCGCAGTTTCGCGAAGAATTGGAACGCAAAGCGCGCGAATTCTGCTATCTCTAG
- a CDS encoding SDR family NAD(P)-dependent oxidoreductase, with product MSWAANARAALVLRNKVAVVTNSAEPPGLLLAAALAQMGAAIVLTAPDMSALEAAYAEFEPIPGVQVLGVDSALDTAQSAALVVARTLDTFGRLDVWVNNALPTPSEAATLRSETPQAWAVARRLLDTAILGTWAAVAQMRHQGRGTLVNVFGARDDDEAPFFSMANTAIAHLTHRTARQAVPRVYTLALPDHASVLQAPDEAWAQTLMERLVRLVSGLGDE from the coding sequence ATGAGTTGGGCGGCAAACGCACGCGCGGCGCTTGTCTTGCGCAACAAAGTTGCCGTGGTGACGAACAGCGCCGAACCGCCCGGTTTGTTGCTGGCGGCGGCGCTGGCGCAAATGGGCGCCGCCATCGTGCTCACCGCACCCGACATGAGCGCCCTCGAAGCCGCCTACGCCGAATTTGAGCCCATTCCCGGCGTGCAGGTGCTGGGCGTGGATAGCGCCCTCGACACCGCTCAAAGCGCCGCGCTGGTTGTCGCCCGCACACTCGACACCTTTGGACGGCTGGACGTGTGGGTGAACAACGCGCTTCCCACGCCGTCGGAAGCCGCTACACTGCGAAGCGAAACGCCGCAAGCGTGGGCGGTGGCGCGCCGCCTGCTGGATACGGCGATTCTCGGCACGTGGGCCGCCGTCGCGCAAATGCGCCACCAGGGGCGCGGCACGCTCGTCAACGTCTTTGGCGCGCGCGACGACGACGAAGCGCCCTTTTTCTCCATGGCGAACACCGCCATCGCGCACCTCACGCACCGCACCGCACGCCAGGCGGTGCCGCGTGTGTACACGCTGGCACTTCCCGACCACGCCAGCGTGCTCCAAGCCCCGGATGAAGCCTGGGCGCAAACACTCATGGAACGCCTGGTGCGGCTCGTCAGCGGGCTGGGTGACGAATAA
- the thrC gene encoding threonine synthase — MNQWWLECARCGRTDIPTDKPLTACPHCGHDWLEPRFPYEKLKPILLEEVPKRRCTMWRYREFLPITHDENIISMGEGGTPLIRLRNLGLMFGAPNLYVKDERQGPTGSFKDRQASLAISLMKEHNIREAVVASTGNVAISYSAYAAQAGIKLWAFLTSSVPADKMREVALYGTEVVKVTATYDRTKEVAAQFAEHRGLHLDRGIRSVAARESMKTLAYEIAEDFGWRAPDWYVQAVSGGMGPVGVLKGFQELYRMGLIDKIPKIAAVQATGCAPMVKAWQENSSVPINVESPQTLITTVATGKPGIAYTILYHAAKRYGGTFVAVTDEEAFRTMHIMAKLDGFSMEPAAAMAFAGTMQLLREGVIKPDETVVICLSGHTFPVEKHLLEEGWAHDLDLSHEEETSHTVPNREEGLLASLENLGGDVRRIVIVEDDAPARVLLRRILQARGEYEIYEAENGRRGLEVIKQVRPDLILLDLMMPEMDGYQVLDHLKADETLENIPVIVITAAHLTESERKRLSGYVRSLLRKGEFIDTELMDDIESALK; from the coding sequence ATGAATCAGTGGTGGCTTGAATGTGCGCGTTGTGGACGTACCGATATACCAACCGACAAACCGTTGACCGCATGCCCACATTGCGGGCATGACTGGCTCGAACCGCGGTTCCCGTACGAAAAACTCAAACCGATTTTGCTGGAAGAAGTGCCCAAGCGGCGCTGTACCATGTGGCGCTACCGCGAGTTTCTGCCTATTACCCATGATGAAAACATCATCTCCATGGGTGAAGGCGGTACGCCACTCATCCGTTTGCGCAATTTAGGGTTGATGTTTGGCGCACCCAATTTGTACGTCAAAGATGAGCGCCAGGGACCAACCGGCAGTTTCAAGGATCGGCAAGCCTCGCTTGCCATCAGCCTGATGAAGGAACACAACATCCGCGAAGCCGTTGTGGCCTCAACCGGCAATGTTGCCATCAGTTATTCGGCCTATGCGGCGCAAGCGGGCATCAAACTTTGGGCGTTCCTCACATCAAGCGTGCCGGCGGACAAGATGCGCGAAGTCGCTCTGTACGGCACCGAAGTTGTCAAAGTGACGGCGACATATGACCGCACGAAGGAAGTCGCCGCCCAATTTGCTGAGCATCGCGGCTTACACCTCGACCGTGGGATTCGTAGTGTGGCAGCGCGTGAAAGCATGAAGACACTGGCGTATGAAATCGCCGAAGATTTTGGATGGCGTGCGCCTGACTGGTATGTGCAGGCGGTGAGTGGCGGCATGGGGCCCGTGGGGGTCTTGAAAGGGTTTCAGGAACTCTACCGCATGGGCTTGATTGACAAAATTCCCAAAATTGCCGCTGTGCAAGCCACAGGCTGCGCCCCCATGGTCAAAGCATGGCAGGAAAATTCATCCGTACCTATCAATGTTGAATCGCCGCAGACGTTGATTACTACGGTGGCGACCGGGAAACCTGGGATTGCTTACACCATTTTGTACCATGCCGCGAAACGCTATGGCGGTACGTTTGTCGCCGTTACGGACGAAGAAGCCTTCCGCACCATGCACATCATGGCAAAACTGGATGGTTTCTCGATGGAGCCTGCCGCTGCCATGGCGTTTGCCGGCACAATGCAATTGCTGCGCGAAGGCGTTATCAAGCCTGATGAAACGGTGGTGATTTGCCTCAGTGGGCACACCTTCCCTGTTGAAAAGCATTTGCTGGAAGAAGGGTGGGCGCACGACCTCGACCTGTCTCACGAAGAGGAAACGTCGCATACTGTGCCCAATCGTGAGGAAGGGTTGCTGGCGTCGCTCGAAAATCTGGGCGGCGATGTGCGCCGAATCGTGATTGTGGAAGATGACGCCCCCGCTCGCGTCCTTCTGCGCCGCATTTTGCAGGCACGCGGTGAATACGAAATCTACGAAGCCGAAAATGGGCGGCGGGGTTTGGAAGTCATCAAGCAAGTGCGCCCCGACCTCATCTTGCTTGACTTGATGATGCCCGAAATGGACGGCTATCAGGTGCTTGACCACCTGAAGGCTGATGAGACGCTTGAAAATATCCCCGTCATCGTGATTACGGCGGCGCATTTGACCGAAAGCGAACGCAAGCGCCTGAGCGGCTATGTGCGCTCCTTGCTTCGCAAGGGTGAGTTCATTGATACGGAACTGATGGACGATATCGAATCGGCGTTGAAGTAG